The Temnothorax longispinosus isolate EJ_2023e chromosome 12, Tlon_JGU_v1, whole genome shotgun sequence genome includes a window with the following:
- the LOC139823013 gene encoding uncharacterized protein, whose translation MISEMLQLCRETSLPLKEIFDSVCRKYPEEATTLSYATVKCTLYRERIKLRPCLPKDMNTLATSLSAYVPLKGFYKDSVTCNDGKIALIFTTDKLLHELGKSTELYVDGTFNIIPRVPLMSQMYTIHIRHTNVGVATIFILCECRSTNMYTAIWKKIVELVPTLENNVKFLMSDYETAAMKAMSEQFPTAEAHGCWFHFNQALSRYWRRLGLTDAPRNILSMTMTMALIPSNYFEEAFSLIELEANQISTEYPAICDFLNYIRKTGYH comes from the exons GTATCCTGAAGAAGCCACAACATTGTCATATGCTACAGTAAAGTGTACATTGTACCGTGAAAGAATTAAACTTCGCCCATGTTTGCCAAAAGACATGAATACGCTTGCTACAAGTTTATCAGCATATGTACCTCTTAAAGGATTTTATAAAGACAGTGTTACTTGTAATGATGGAAAAATagcattaatatttacaactGATAAACTCTTACATGAATTAGGAAAGTCAACGGAACTTTATGTAGATGGAACATTTAAT ATCATTCCACGTGTGCCACTAATGAGTCAAATGTACACTATTCATATCCGACATACAAACGTA ggTGTTGCTACGATTTTTATCCTCTGCGAATGTCGCTCTACTAATATGTATACAGctatatggaaaaaaattgtcgaaTTGGTACCAACACTTGAAAACAATGTCAAGTTTTTAATGAGCGATTATGAGACGGCTGCCATGAAAGCAATGAGTGAACAATTTCCAACAGCAGAGGCACATGGATGCTGGTTTCACTTTAATCAG GCACTTTCGCGTTACTGGAGACGATTAGGATTAACGGATGcaccaagaaatattttgtccATGACTATGACAATGGCATTGATTCCATCTAACTACTTTGAAGAAGCATTTTCTCTAATAGAATTGGAAGCTAATCAGATTTCCACTGAATATCCTGCTATCTgtgactttttaaattatatacgcaAAACTGGCTACCATTAG